The following coding sequences lie in one Arachis hypogaea cultivar Tifrunner chromosome 4, arahy.Tifrunner.gnm2.J5K5, whole genome shotgun sequence genomic window:
- the LOC112795556 gene encoding transcription factor MYB33 isoform X2 — MSTMTNKCDGRKVSKVRRPSSSVEEDSGESTVGGEGHLKKGPWTTAEDAILVDYVKKNGEGNWNAVQRHSGLARCGKSCRLRWANHLRPDLRKGAFTEEEERRIIELHAKMGNKWARMAAELPGRTDNEIKNYWNTRIKRMQRAGLPIYPPDVCLRVMHGNQESVNVGTLRDEANQHDDLSQTDTLDIPELDFKLVKLCPGLSYGTSICDIPESSMVEMSSDSSHGYNHMFPVMPPSKRLRESDMQYGYLDSCISDTVPIFEQYGDYTCDKISDHTQLSSPCDPILNTSDQFHGDDTYGSHAPLNGNTSSSSVPLPGAMKLELPSLQYFETQHGIWGTPASPLPSLESVDTMIQSPPAKPSPSDPVSPERSGLLEAIIYQPKQLQVANNNSLQATPNDCIHKEVKISTMKCKPECDEQGGPHFPLDHNIKQELGTQYPAYVSGKKENWNQIDFTRPDALLDLGWFGSGIDCHDYDGDQFLFKDALSPFLGQDPDG, encoded by the exons ATGAGTACAATGACGAATAAGTGTGATGGTCGGAAAGTCTCCAAGGTTCGCCGCCCATCCTCATCGGTTGAAGAGGATAGTGGTGAAAGTACCGTTGGAGGAGAAGGTCATTTAAAGAAAGGTCCTTGGACCACAGCAGAGGATGCAATTTTAGTAGATTATGTCAAGAAGAATGGAGAAGGGAATTGGAATGCAGTTCAAAGGCATTCAGGACTTGCCAGATGCGGAAAAAGTTGTCGTTTACGGTGGGCAAATCATTTGAGACCAGATTTAAGAAAGGGCGCATTCACCGAAGAAGAAGAGCGCCGGATCATTGAGCTTCATGCTAAGATGGGAAACAAATGGGCACGGATGGCTGCAGAG TTGCCTGGGCGTACAGACAATGAGATAAAGAACTATTGGAACACGAGAATTAAAAGAATGCAGCGAGCTGGTCTACCAATCTACCCTCCTGATGTATGCCTGCGGGTGATGCATGGCAATCAAGAAAGTGTAAATGTTGGTACCTTGAGAGATGAAGCCAACCAGCATGATGATCTCTCACAGACAGATACTCTGGATATACCGGAGTTAGATTTCAAACTAGTCAAACTCTGTCCAGGTTTATCTTATGGAACATCAATTTGTGATATACCTGAAAGTAGCATGGTTGAAATGAGTTCGGACTCGTCCCATGGTTACAATCACATGTTTCCTGTGATGCCTCCTTCGAAACGCCTTCGAGAATCAGACATGCAATATGGATATTTGGACAGTTGTATCAGTGATACTGTCCCAATATTTGAACAGTATGGTGATTACACGTGTGATAAAATTTCCGACCATACTCAATTGTCTTCTCCATGTGATCCTATTCTAAACACCAGCGATCAGTTTCATGGTGATGACACATATGGTAGCCATGCTCCCTTAAATGGcaatacttcttcttcttctgtgccCCTACCCGGGGCCATGAAGTTGGAGCTCCCTTCACTCCAATATTTTGAAACTCAACACGGTATCTGGGGCACACCTGCTTCCCCACTTCCCTCACTTGAGTCCGTTGACACGATGATCCAGTCTCCGCCGGCCAAGCCGTCTCCTTCGGATCCTGTTTCTCCAGAGAGGAGCGGTTTGCTGGAAGCAATAATCTACCAGCCGAAGCAGTTACAAGTGGCGAATAACAATTCACTTCAAGCAACACCCAATGATTGTATTCACAAAGAAGTTAAGATTTCAACCATGAAGTGTAAGCCAGAATGCGATGAACAAGGCGGGCCGCATTTCCCCTTAG ATCATAATATTAAGCAAGAACTAGGCACACAGTACCCAGCTTACGTGTCTGGGAAGAAAGAAAACTGGAATCAAATAGACTTCACACGGCCCGATGCTTTACTCGACTTGGGTTGGTTTGGGAGTGGCATCGATTGCCACGATTATGATGGCGATCAGTTTCTTTTCAAAGATGCTTTAAGCCCATTTCTTGGTCAAGATCCGGATGGTTAG
- the LOC112795556 gene encoding transcription factor MYB33 isoform X1 has protein sequence MSTMTNKCDGRKVSKVRRPSSSVEEDSGESTVGGEGHLKKGPWTTAEDAILVDYVKKNGEGNWNAVQRHSGLARCGKSCRLRWANHLRPDLRKGAFTEEEERRIIELHAKMGNKWARMAAELPGRTDNEIKNYWNTRIKRMQRAGLPIYPPDVCLRVMHGNQESVNVGTLRDEANQHDDLSQTDTLDIPELDFKLVKLCPGLSYGTSICDIPESSMVEMSSDSSHGYNHMFPVMPPSKRLRESDMQYGYLDSCISDTVPIFEQYGDYTCDKISDHTQLSSPCDPILNTSDQFHGDDTYGSHAPLNGNTSSSSVPLPGAMKLELPSLQYFETQHGIWGTPASPLPSLESVDTMIQSPPAKPSPSDPVSPERSGLLEAIIYQPKQLQVANNNSLQATPNDCIHKEVKISTMKCKPECDEQGGPHFPLGQSAASVATNYTTSISMCLVDAPQSVETIQDHNIKQELGTQYPAYVSGKKENWNQIDFTRPDALLDLGWFGSGIDCHDYDGDQFLFKDALSPFLGQDPDG, from the exons ATGAGTACAATGACGAATAAGTGTGATGGTCGGAAAGTCTCCAAGGTTCGCCGCCCATCCTCATCGGTTGAAGAGGATAGTGGTGAAAGTACCGTTGGAGGAGAAGGTCATTTAAAGAAAGGTCCTTGGACCACAGCAGAGGATGCAATTTTAGTAGATTATGTCAAGAAGAATGGAGAAGGGAATTGGAATGCAGTTCAAAGGCATTCAGGACTTGCCAGATGCGGAAAAAGTTGTCGTTTACGGTGGGCAAATCATTTGAGACCAGATTTAAGAAAGGGCGCATTCACCGAAGAAGAAGAGCGCCGGATCATTGAGCTTCATGCTAAGATGGGAAACAAATGGGCACGGATGGCTGCAGAG TTGCCTGGGCGTACAGACAATGAGATAAAGAACTATTGGAACACGAGAATTAAAAGAATGCAGCGAGCTGGTCTACCAATCTACCCTCCTGATGTATGCCTGCGGGTGATGCATGGCAATCAAGAAAGTGTAAATGTTGGTACCTTGAGAGATGAAGCCAACCAGCATGATGATCTCTCACAGACAGATACTCTGGATATACCGGAGTTAGATTTCAAACTAGTCAAACTCTGTCCAGGTTTATCTTATGGAACATCAATTTGTGATATACCTGAAAGTAGCATGGTTGAAATGAGTTCGGACTCGTCCCATGGTTACAATCACATGTTTCCTGTGATGCCTCCTTCGAAACGCCTTCGAGAATCAGACATGCAATATGGATATTTGGACAGTTGTATCAGTGATACTGTCCCAATATTTGAACAGTATGGTGATTACACGTGTGATAAAATTTCCGACCATACTCAATTGTCTTCTCCATGTGATCCTATTCTAAACACCAGCGATCAGTTTCATGGTGATGACACATATGGTAGCCATGCTCCCTTAAATGGcaatacttcttcttcttctgtgccCCTACCCGGGGCCATGAAGTTGGAGCTCCCTTCACTCCAATATTTTGAAACTCAACACGGTATCTGGGGCACACCTGCTTCCCCACTTCCCTCACTTGAGTCCGTTGACACGATGATCCAGTCTCCGCCGGCCAAGCCGTCTCCTTCGGATCCTGTTTCTCCAGAGAGGAGCGGTTTGCTGGAAGCAATAATCTACCAGCCGAAGCAGTTACAAGTGGCGAATAACAATTCACTTCAAGCAACACCCAATGATTGTATTCACAAAGAAGTTAAGATTTCAACCATGAAGTGTAAGCCAGAATGCGATGAACAAGGCGGGCCGCATTTCCCCTTAGGTCAGTCTGCTGCTTCAGTTGCAACCAATTATACTACTTCCATTAGCATGTGCTTGGTGGATGCACCCCAATCAGTTGAAACTATTCAGG ATCATAATATTAAGCAAGAACTAGGCACACAGTACCCAGCTTACGTGTCTGGGAAGAAAGAAAACTGGAATCAAATAGACTTCACACGGCCCGATGCTTTACTCGACTTGGGTTGGTTTGGGAGTGGCATCGATTGCCACGATTATGATGGCGATCAGTTTCTTTTCAAAGATGCTTTAAGCCCATTTCTTGGTCAAGATCCGGATGGTTAG
- the LOC112795557 gene encoding transcription factor MYB65: protein MISMTNMGDGRKVSKSRQSSSSDEEAKTGGEGHLKKGPWTSIEDAILVDYVTKHGEGNWNAVQRNSGLARCGKSCRLRWANHLRPDLKKGAFTEEEERRIIELHAKMGNKWARMAAELPGRTDNEIKNYWNTRIKRMQRSGLPIYPPDICFRVMHGNQESQNVGRLTDGVNQHDDLSQTDTLNIPELDFKHVKIPLDPSIFDIPENSMFEQSSDSSHGYNMFPIMHPAKRLRESAEIMQYGPVYEEDYMSDEITNQFHGNTCCSSSSSMPLSGGMKLELPSLQYLETQQGIWDTPASPLPSLESVDTLSSGLLEPIMYQPMKHFQVQETPDEAVKCKPEWDESGEPYSPLAQSSASVLTMCSPDGPQSVENSDHNIKHELGTEFPTYCSGKDEKNMNQIHVTRPDALLDLAWFENSVVNCDGESFRKDAFNTFFG, encoded by the exons ATGATTAGCATGACGAACATGGGTGATGGTCGGAAAGTGTCCAAAAGTCGCCAATCGTCATCATCAGATGAGGAGGCTAAGACGGGAGGAGAAGGTCATTTAAAGAAAGGCCCTTGGACATCAATAGAGGATGCAATTCTAGTAGACTACGTTACCAAGCATGGAGAGGGGAATTGGAATGCTGTTCAAAGGAATTCGGGACTTGCCCGATGCGGTAAAAGCTGTCGATTACGATGGGCAAATCATTTGAGACCAGATTTGAAAAAGGGAGCATTCACTGAAGAAGAAGAGCGCAGGATCATTGAGCTTCATGCTAAGATGGGAAACAAATGGGCACGGATGGCTGCAGAG CTGCCTGGGCGTACGGACAATGAGATAAAGAACTATTGGAacacaagaattaaaagaatgCAGCGGTCTGGTTTACCAATCTACCCTCCTGACATATGCTTCCGGGTGATGCATGGAAATCAAGAAAGTCAAAATGTTGGCAGGTTGACCGACGGAGTCAACCAGCATGACGATCTTTCACAAACAGACACGTTGAATATACCAGAGTTGGATTTCAAACACGTTAAGATCCCCCTGGATCCATCGATTTTTGACATACCTGAAAACAGCATGTTTGAACAGAGTTCAGATTCATCCCATGGTTACAACATGTTTCCTATCATGCATCCTGCCAAGCGCCTTCGGGAATCAGCAGAAATAATGCAGTATGGTCCGGTATATGAAGAAGATTACATGTCTGATGAAATTACCAACCAGTTTCATGGCAATACTTGttgttcttcttcatcttcaatgcCTCTATCCGGAGGCATGAAGTTGGAGCTCCCTTCACTCCAATACTTAGAGACTCAACAAGGCATTTGGGACACACCTGCTTCCCCACTTCCTTCACTTGAGTCTGTTGACACCTTGAGCAGCGGTTTGTTGGAACCAATAATGTATCAACCAATGAAGCATTTTCAAGTGCAAGAAACACCAGATGAAGCAGTCAAGTGTAAGCCGGAATGGGATGAATCCGGGGAGCCGTATTCCCCCTTGGCTCAATCTTCTGCTTCCGTTCTAACCATGTGCTCACCCGACGGACCTCAATCAGtcgaaaactcag ATCATAATATTAAGCACGAACTAGGCACAGAGTTCCCAACTTACTGTTCTGGGAAGGATGAAAAAAACATGAATCAAATACACGTGACAAGGCCCGATGCTTTACTTGACTTGGCTTGGTTTGAGAATAGCGTCGTCAATTGCGACGGCGAGTCTTTTAGAAAAGATGCCTTCAACACATTTTTTGGTTAG
- the LOC112795555 gene encoding thiohydroximate-O-sulfate sulfur/sulfate-lyase (nitrile-forming) NSP5: MVVSHGTWFQLDQKGAGPGARSSHAVAIVGQKLYAFGGEFAPRVPVDNNVHVFDLKTLTWSVADASGDTPPPRVGVTMTAIGDTIYVFGGRDAEHKELNELYSFDTKSNNWALISRGDHGPPHRSYHSITADDRNVYIFGGCGVSGRLNDLWAFDVVDNKWTEFPSPGTNCKGRGGPGLAAVQGKIWVVYGFAGMEVDDVHCFDLISKTWSQVETSGQKPSARSVFSTASYGKHIILYGGEIDPSDQGHMGAGKFSGDVFVLDTETLEWKKLEERVDSGSHPGPRGWCAFAGAQRNGQDGLLVYGGNSPSNDRLDDIFFLALCQN, encoded by the exons ATGGTGGTCAGTCATGGCACTTGGTTCCAG CTTGATCAAAAAGGAGCTGGTCCTGGAGCAAGAAGTTCACATGCTGTTGCCATAGTAGGACAAAAGCTCTATGCATTTGGGGGTGAATTCGCGCCACGTGTCCCCGTTGATAACAACGTACACGTCTTCGACCTCAAGACTCTCACATGGTCTGTGGCTGATGCATCCGGGGATACCCCACCACCACGTGTGGGTGTGACAATGACTGCAATTGGAGATACCATCTATGTATTTGGTGGAAGAGATGCTGAACACAAGGAGCTCAATGAGCTCTATTCTTTTGATACTAAGAGCAACAATTGGGCCTTAATTTCAAGAGGAGACCACGGGCCTCCTCACCGCAGCTACCATTCCATCACCGCTGATGACCGGAACGTCTATATATTTGGTGGTTGTGGGGTTTCTGGGAGGCTCAACGATTTATGGGCCTTTGATGTTGTCGATAACAAGTGGACCGAGTTTCCATCTCCGGGCACAAACTGCAAAGGCAGAGGTGGCCCCGGCCTCGCAGCTGTCCAAGGAAAAATATGGGTAGTCTATGGTTTTGCTGGAATGGAAGTGGATGATGTGCATTGCTTTGATTTGATCAGCAAAACATGGTCCCAAGTTGAAACAAGTGGACAGAAACCATCGGCGCGTAGTGTGTTTTCAACAGCCAGTTATGGAAAACACATAATCTTGTATGGTGGGGAAATAGATCCTAGTGACCAAGGTCATATGGGTGCTGGCAAATTCTCTGGTGATGTTTTTGTGTTGGACACAGAGACACTAGAGTGGAAGAAGTTGGAAGAAAGGGTGGACTCTGGTTCCCATCCCGGGCCTCGTGGATGGTGTGCATTTGCCGGTGCTCAGCGAAACGGTCAAGACGGCTTACTGGTATATGGCGGGAACTCTCCCAGCAATGATAGGCTTGATGACATTTTCTTCTTGGCCCTGTGTCAGAACTAG